The Pseudanabaena sp. ABRG5-3 genome includes the window TAAACTCTGCATCGACTCCACAGGCTGAAACGATAGCACCTTAATCGCAATGCTACCCATGCCCCACAAGCCGATCGCTAAAAATCTGCCATCCTCGCTATAGGCTTCAACTAAATCGCCATCATGAACTTCTCCTTGCATTTTGGCGATCGCACCTGAAAAGATCCAAGGATGAAAACGCTGAACCGCATCGACTTTTTTACGATGAATAATCGCACGGGGCAACGATGGCATAGCTAATTACTTTAATTTACACAGGTTTTTAACCATAGCATAAGTAGCTACACTCCAATAACTGTGGCGCGTGCGCCACAGACAAATCAAAGCCCAAATATCGTGAGGCGGAGCTTCCGCTCCGCCTCACGATATTTGGGCTTCATGTCCTCAAGAATGGCAACAGCTATAAAAGCAGTGCTAAGCGCTGCTTTTAATTATGCTATTCTCAAGAAGCTATCGTTATTGATAATGCTATGACTTCTGTGGAGACCACCTATTCACCTGAAGCCCTCAAGGCTGAACTTAATTCCAAAGGTTGTCGTATGACACCCCAGCGCGAAGTGATTTTAAGTACATTCCAGACCCTTCCTGAAGGTGAACACTTAAGCGCCGAGGATCTATATGAACGACTAAAAACACAGGGTGAGAATATCAGCCTTTCGACTATATACCGTACCGTCAAAATGATGGCTCGCATGGGCATTTTGCGTGAACTAGAACTCACTGAGGACCATAAACATTATGAAATTAATCAGCCCAAGCCTCACCATCATCACCATTTAGTTTGTGTAAAAACCAATCGCGTGATTGAGTTTAAAAACGACCAGATTCTCACAATTAGCAAAAAAGTTGCTGACAAATATGGCTTCTCTGTCCTAGATTGCCAACTAACAATTATTGGAGTCAGCCCAGAAGGGCAACGCTCGATTTTTTAAATGATTTCTAGCTAGCGGCTGATTGATTTTCTTTTGCAAAATCCGCTTGGGCATAAACGCGGAATCTCTCTAGATCTTCTTGTAGGGTCGATTCTACGAGTTGTCCTAAAAACAAATTATCCATCAACTGTCCGATCGCAGGTATAGCATAAGCAATACTCAGCTTTACTATAGTTACATTATTCGGGCGACCGTAAAAGCGCACTGCTCCACGATTAGGTAATCCCCCAATCGACTCCCATTGCATAATTTGGTTGGGAATTTGTTTAAGAATCCGAGATTTCCAGGTAAAAGTTAAACCGTTTGTGCCAAGCTTCCAAGCCGATATCTCAGGATCATCTGTTATGACTACGGAGTCGATCCACTTCATCCAACGGGGCATTGCGCTTAAGTCTGACCATAGCGACCACGCATATTCCACGGGAATAGTTACTTCAGTTTGGACGGTATGTTCTAGCCAGTCACTCATTGGATAATAGTTAATTGTTAATAATTGTTATCTATACCAATCATATCCCAGATTTCGTATAGGAAAGAAAGCCCCCAAAAGGTTGAATTTTAAAGAGGGGTACGGCGCAAAGCGCCGCACCCCTCTTCTGGGGTTTAAAACCTGAGAAGAATATGAATGACAGCGCGAATCGCGCTGTCATTCATATTCTTCTCAGGTAAACGTGGTGATAACCATAAAAGTAATGTACCGCTTAGGGAATAGTCATAAGACTAGACTAAGTGACAACAATCGTAATAAAATGTTAAGACGACATAGCTAGTTTGACCACTGGAAGAGTTTACTGTGGGTTTATTACGCCATTTTACAAAAGATATCGGCATTGACCTCGGTACTGCCAACACACTTATTTATGTGTCTGGTGAAGGTATCGTGTTGCAAGAGCCATCAGTTGTTGCGATCGATCAACGAGACAAAACTGCCTACGCAGTTGGAGATGAAGCAAACAAAATGATCGGGCGCACACCTGGTGACATTATTGCCGTGCGTCCTCTTAAAGACGGTGTAATTGCTGATTTTGACTCAGCCGAATTGATGTTGCGAGCCTTCATCCAAAAAGTCAAAAAAGGGGTTTTTAATCCTCGAATTGCGATCGGTATTCCTAGCGGTGTTACAGGCGTAGAATGGCGAGCCGTCATGGATGCTGCTCGTCGCGCTGGAGCTAGCGAAGTTTACCCAATTGACGAACCCATTGCCGCAGCGATCGGTGCAGGGCTACCTGTAACAGAAGCCACAGGTAACATGATCATCGATATTGGTGGTGGTACTACTGAAGTTGCCGTCATGAGTTTACAAGGGATTGTCTTGAGCGAATCTGTGCGTGTTGCAGGGGATGAACTCAGCGAAGCAATCATGAAGTACATGAAGACTGTGCATAACCTCGTTGTCGGGGAACGTACTTCTGAAGAAATCAAAATCAAAATTGGTTCTGCTTATCCAATTAAAGAAGAAACTTCGATGGAAGTAAGAGGTTTACACCTATTGTCGGGCTTGCCTCGTACCGTCACCGTCAAGTCTTCGGAAATCCGTGAAAGCATGAGTGAGCCACTCTCAGTCATTATCGAAGCAGTGAAACGCACTCTCGAACGCACGCCTCCTGAACTTGCCGCCGATATTATCGATCGCGGCATCATGTTAGCTGGTGGTGGTGCATTGCTCAATGGCATTGACACCCTAATCAGTCATGAAACTGGAATTGTGACGCATATTGCTCCAGCGCCACTTAACTGTGTGGTAATTGGCGCTGGTCGTGTACTCGAAGATTATAAGAATCTTGGTCGTGTATTAACCAGCCGTTTGAAAAGTTTATAGGTAACTTTTTCATGGATTCAATTCGGAGTTGGTGGGAGCGCTATAGCTTTCAGACCGCCATTGTTGCTGCTGGTATAGGTTTAGCTTGGGTAATTCGCCAAACTCAAGGTGTGGCAATTATGGAAACCTATCAGTTTCTCAGCAAACCTTTCCAGTCAACAGTATCTAAGCAGGAGCTAATACAGGATGCTCAGGTACGTGAGTTGAAATACCGATTGACTGAACTAGAGTCACAAAACCAGCGTATGAAAGAACTGCTCAAAGTAAAAGCTAGTTCTACAGATGTGGGGGTTTGGGCGACGGTAATTGGTCGTGGAGCTGATTCTTGGTGGAATCAAATCTTAATTGCCAAAGGTAGTAATGATGGCATTAAAGCAGGTGCTGTTGTCGTTGCCCCAGGTGGATTAGTGGGGCGAGTCACCCATGTTTCCCCAAATAGTAGTCAAATTTTGCTAGTTAGCGACCCCAACAGCCAAATTGGGGTAATTGTTAGCCGTAGTCGTTTTAGTGGAATGCTGAAGGGACAAAGCCAAAACACGGCTATCTTAGAATTTTTTGAGCGAGATCCCGATGTTAAGGTTGGAGATATTGTCCATACTTCGCAATTTAGTACGCTATTTCCTGAGAATGTGCCTGTAGGTCGTATTAAATCTATTAACCTCGATAAACAACCTTCCCCTGAAGCGATCGTTGAATTTTCTACTCCTCTTGGGCTTTTGGAATATGTAAAAGTTTATCCTTTTCAAGAAAAGCGCTAAATGCTCGATCGCAATACGTCTTTATCTAAAAAGCTTTTAAACTGGGGAGTGACCCTTGGTTCACTATTGGCATGTATTTTAGCGATGTATACCCGATTCCCTGGAATGACTCTGATGGGAATTGCGCCTAACTGGTTATTGATCTGGTTAGTAGCTTGGAGTGTGAATCGCCCCGTGTTTCTATCGGTAATGGTTGGAATTGCCCTAGGTATGGTGCAGGATGGGATGACCTTTGCGGATGTGCGCGTTGCACCGACCCATGTTTTAGGACTGGCGATCGCTGGCGGGATCACATCGCTCT containing:
- a CDS encoding Fur family transcriptional regulator, with amino-acid sequence MTSVETTYSPEALKAELNSKGCRMTPQREVILSTFQTLPEGEHLSAEDLYERLKTQGENISLSTIYRTVKMMARMGILRELELTEDHKHYEINQPKPHHHHHLVCVKTNRVIEFKNDQILTISKKVADKYGFSVLDCQLTIIGVSPEGQRSIF
- a CDS encoding SRPBCC family protein translates to MSDWLEHTVQTEVTIPVEYAWSLWSDLSAMPRWMKWIDSVVITDDPEISAWKLGTNGLTFTWKSRILKQIPNQIMQWESIGGLPNRGAVRFYGRPNNVTIVKLSIAYAIPAIGQLMDNLFLGQLVESTLQEDLERFRVYAQADFAKENQSAAS
- a CDS encoding rod shape-determining protein — encoded protein: MGLLRHFTKDIGIDLGTANTLIYVSGEGIVLQEPSVVAIDQRDKTAYAVGDEANKMIGRTPGDIIAVRPLKDGVIADFDSAELMLRAFIQKVKKGVFNPRIAIGIPSGVTGVEWRAVMDAARRAGASEVYPIDEPIAAAIGAGLPVTEATGNMIIDIGGGTTEVAVMSLQGIVLSESVRVAGDELSEAIMKYMKTVHNLVVGERTSEEIKIKIGSAYPIKEETSMEVRGLHLLSGLPRTVTVKSSEIRESMSEPLSVIIEAVKRTLERTPPELAADIIDRGIMLAGGGALLNGIDTLISHETGIVTHIAPAPLNCVVIGAGRVLEDYKNLGRVLTSRLKSL
- the mreC gene encoding rod shape-determining protein MreC, whose translation is MDSIRSWWERYSFQTAIVAAGIGLAWVIRQTQGVAIMETYQFLSKPFQSTVSKQELIQDAQVRELKYRLTELESQNQRMKELLKVKASSTDVGVWATVIGRGADSWWNQILIAKGSNDGIKAGAVVVAPGGLVGRVTHVSPNSSQILLVSDPNSQIGVIVSRSRFSGMLKGQSQNTAILEFFERDPDVKVGDIVHTSQFSTLFPENVPVGRIKSINLDKQPSPEAIVEFSTPLGLLEYVKVYPFQEKR
- the mreD gene encoding rod shape-determining protein MreD, producing the protein MLDRNTSLSKKLLNWGVTLGSLLACILAMYTRFPGMTLMGIAPNWLLIWLVAWSVNRPVFLSVMVGIALGMVQDGMTFADVRVAPTHVLGLAIAGGITSLLQKQRYVQEDFISIALIVFGMAVIVETMHAVQLTMMGAKIDNVWILQQRIALSSAILSSLWSPVIYFPLSRWWRSIARPKD